One Myxocyprinus asiaticus isolate MX2 ecotype Aquarium Trade chromosome 20, UBuf_Myxa_2, whole genome shotgun sequence genomic region harbors:
- the LOC127411520 gene encoding cofilin-2-like produces MASGVTVNDEVIKVFNDMKVRKSSTSDEVKKRKKAVLFCLSEDKKKIVVEEGKQILVGDIGNTVDDPYACFVKLLPLNDCRYGLYDATYETKESKKEDLVFIFWAPEGAPLKSKMIYASSKDAIKKKFTGIKHEWQVNGLDDIQDRSTLAEKLGGSVVVSLEGRPL; encoded by the exons ATG GCTTCTGGTGTCACAGTCAATGATGAAGTCATCAAAGTCTTCAATGACATGAAAGTACGGAAGTCCTCGACCTCAGATGAGGTAAAAAAGCGCAAGAAGGCCGTGCTGTTCTGTCTCAGTGAAGACAAGAAGAAGATTGTCGTAGAGGAAGGCAAGCAGATCTTAGTTGGAGACATTGGAAACACCGTCGATGACCCCTACGCCTGCTTCGTAAAACTCCTACCTCTCAACGACTGCAGATACGGCTTATATGACGCTACTTATGAGACAAAAGAATCTAAGAAAGAAGACTTGGTATTTATATTTTG GGCCCCTGAAGGTGCACCGTTAAAAAGCAAGATGATCTACGCTAGCTCTAAAGATGCCATTAAGAAGAAGTTTACAG GTATCAAACACGAATGGCAGGTTAATGGTTTAGATGACATTCAGGACCGCTCAACTCTGGCTGAAAAGTTGGGAGGAAGTGTGGTCGTATCGCTGGAGGGGAGACCATTGTAA